From Rhododendron vialii isolate Sample 1 chromosome 7a, ASM3025357v1:
ATTTCTTGCGGAGTCCAAGCAAATACTTCTATGTTTTGCATCAGGAAGTCAAACATCTCTTTGCGTTCGGCTACGCTCAAAGAactcccaattaaaaaatattttccttctcCATCGGGAATTGAAAATCGTATTATCTCCTCGGTAGGCCTTTGATCGGCCGGCACACCAACATCTTCGATTGCTGTGACAGGAGTGGCTGCCACGCATTATTCTTCCATAAAGCTCTGCTTGTTTGTTacagtgctgatgtagcatttctttgacTGGATCTGATCCCCTCGGAGGCTTTCCTGGCAACCATTCCAGCCAACAAATTTTACCACCTGGTGAAAGGTAGAAGCGACTGCTTTCATCTCGTGCAGCCAAATTCGGCCGAGTATTATGTTGTATGGGCTAGGAGAAGCGACCACCACAAACTTGATCTCAAGAACCCGTGATCCAGCCCTCACAGGGAGAGTGATCAAGCTGAGTGGCCAGACTGGGGCTCCAGTAAAACTGACGAGAGGAGTGGATGCTGTCCAAAGTTGAGCGGGAGATAATCCGAGGCTCTTAAATGTTGAATAAAACATTATGTCCACCGAGCTTCCGTGATCTATCAATACCCGCTGAACGGTTGACTTATCAATAGTAACAGTAACAACGAGGGCGTCCGTATGAGGGAGTTGCACACCTTTTAAGTCTTCAGACGAAAAAGTAATAGGGTTGCCGAGGCTCGGATCTTCCCATTGCTGCT
This genomic window contains:
- the LOC131332684 gene encoding uncharacterized protein LOC131332684; this translates as MCTYHKERGHYTTQCQPFKRYLEELVAAGHLNQWIDVRRNPLLPPPLLIGNLVSVIQGLVSEDRAAEPEIDRAITSLPVCNDISRKQQWEDPSLGNPITFSSEDLKGVQLPHTDALVVTVTIDKSTVQRVLIDHGSSVDIMFYSTFKSLGLSPAQLWTASTPLVSFTGAPVWPLSLITLPVRAGSRVLEIKFVVVASPSPYNIILGRIWLHEMKAVASTFHQVVKFVGWNGCQESLRGDQIQSKKCYISTVTNKQSFMEE